One segment of Leuconostoc lactis DNA contains the following:
- a CDS encoding aminotransferase class I/II-fold pyridoxal phosphate-dependent enzyme, with product MVETNSALENIFSDRLQQVVPSPIHTFSEQVSHLPNILKLTIGEPDFAVPDHIKAAAVAAIEADDSHYSVSAGSLALRQAAQQFLAERYQLNYNATTEILTTVGATEGLFTILSAVLNPGDQVLIPTPAYPVYAEMTHLNGGEPLLVDVSQDDFILTPTHLRRVLATNPRVKVLLLTNPSNPTGATYTSAELQALADVLKETSVLVISDEIYSELQYEGEHASIATYLPQQTIVVNGVSKSHAMTGYRIGILAGPAALIAQINKVHGFIIMTPSNPAMAAATEAFNCERSLADTQRMKAAYQARRDFLVTELTALGFDMVRPNGAFYIFAKIPADLGQDDVVFANELVARERLAVVAGSGFGPGGEGYIRISYAASMAMLVDAMSRLKSFATLARATAV from the coding sequence ATGGTTGAAACAAATAGCGCACTGGAAAATATTTTTTCTGATCGTTTGCAGCAAGTTGTCCCAAGTCCAATTCACACTTTTAGTGAACAAGTCAGTCATTTGCCAAATATCTTAAAGTTAACAATTGGTGAACCTGATTTTGCAGTGCCAGACCATATCAAAGCTGCCGCTGTGGCTGCCATTGAAGCGGATGATTCTCATTATTCAGTCTCTGCCGGCTCACTGGCATTGCGGCAAGCAGCCCAGCAATTTTTGGCTGAACGCTACCAATTAAATTACAACGCGACAACGGAGATTTTAACAACTGTTGGTGCCACTGAGGGCTTGTTTACCATTCTTTCGGCGGTGTTAAATCCAGGTGACCAAGTCCTCATTCCAACGCCAGCTTATCCAGTTTATGCCGAAATGACACACCTCAATGGTGGCGAACCATTATTAGTTGATGTGTCGCAAGATGATTTTATCTTAACACCAACACATTTGCGCAGGGTGTTAGCAACCAACCCACGGGTTAAGGTGTTATTGCTCACCAATCCATCAAATCCGACTGGGGCGACCTATACCTCAGCTGAATTACAGGCTTTGGCTGACGTGCTAAAAGAAACGTCGGTTTTAGTCATTTCAGATGAAATTTATTCGGAATTACAATATGAAGGGGAACACGCATCGATTGCTACTTATTTGCCACAACAAACCATTGTTGTGAATGGCGTGTCTAAATCACATGCGATGACAGGCTACCGAATTGGCATTTTAGCTGGACCAGCGGCGTTGATCGCACAAATTAATAAAGTGCATGGCTTTATCATTATGACACCATCGAATCCAGCGATGGCCGCTGCGACAGAGGCCTTTAATTGTGAGCGAAGTCTGGCGGACACTCAGCGGATGAAAGCGGCTTATCAGGCACGGCGTGACTTTTTAGTCACTGAATTGACAGCGCTTGGCTTTGACATGGTTCGGCCAAACGGTGCCTTTTATATTTTTGCTAAAATTCCAGCTGATTTAGGCCAAGATGATGTGGTGTTTGCCAATGAATTAGTGGCCCGAGAACGTCTAGCAGTTGTGGCGGGATCCGGTTTTGGACCTGGTGGCGAAGGCTATATTCGTATCAGTTATGCGGCGAGCATGGCTATGCTGGTTGATGCCATGTCACGTTTGAAAAGCTTTGCCACTTTGGCGCGCGCAACAGCTGTTTAA
- a CDS encoding GNAT family N-acetyltransferase yields the protein MPAVYMRQARADDLHDIKAVIDNGREYLKQQGINQWQMGYPNQDTIATDLELKQGYVLIVDETIAGYAAVIVGEDPVYGVIEAGQWQNDDKCYVTLHRFAMSNEFRGHKLAQRFMTAILSYFYAQNQRDFRIDTHPENFAMQAVITGNGFQKQGHVYIQEGEDQNVRWAYQLVL from the coding sequence ATGCCAGCAGTATACATGCGCCAAGCGCGCGCAGATGACTTGCACGACATCAAAGCAGTCATCGACAATGGACGAGAGTATTTAAAGCAACAAGGTATTAACCAATGGCAAATGGGGTACCCCAACCAAGATACGATTGCCACCGATTTAGAATTAAAACAAGGTTATGTGTTAATTGTGGATGAAACAATTGCTGGTTATGCGGCAGTTATTGTTGGAGAAGATCCAGTTTACGGTGTAATCGAGGCTGGCCAATGGCAGAATGATGATAAATGCTATGTCACGCTACATCGCTTTGCGATGTCAAATGAATTCCGTGGTCACAAACTTGCCCAGCGTTTTATGACAGCAATTTTGTCATATTTTTACGCACAAAATCAACGCGATTTTAGAATTGATACCCACCCAGAAAACTTCGCCATGCAAGCCGTCATCACCGGTAATGGTTTTCAAAAGCAAGGGCATGTGTATATCCAAGAAGGTGAAGATCAGAATGTCCGTTGGGCCTATCAACTGGTATTATAA
- a CDS encoding nitroreductase family protein translates to MSFTDLQTQRRSIYALGRHVTQTPEALYDLVKSAVKQSPTSFNNQSVRAVVLTGEAHEKLWDMTAKRLQQEVPDEEAYQQTLAKINHAFKAGFGTVLFFTDTDVVKMYEEQIPLYAENFYDWSEQGHGMAEYATWLALTEAGLGASLQHYNPLIDEAVAAAFNIPDNWRLRAQMPFGSIEAAASEKDMMSDAERFKFFN, encoded by the coding sequence ATGTCTTTTACGGATTTACAAACACAACGTCGCTCAATCTATGCGTTAGGACGACACGTTACACAAACACCAGAAGCCTTATATGATTTGGTGAAGTCAGCTGTTAAGCAGTCACCAACATCCTTTAATAATCAATCGGTTCGCGCCGTTGTTTTAACAGGTGAAGCCCATGAAAAATTGTGGGATATGACGGCAAAACGGTTACAACAAGAAGTACCAGATGAAGAAGCATATCAGCAAACATTAGCTAAAATTAACCATGCCTTTAAGGCCGGTTTCGGAACAGTATTGTTCTTTACCGATACAGACGTGGTTAAAATGTATGAAGAACAAATTCCACTTTATGCGGAAAACTTCTATGATTGGTCAGAGCAAGGGCACGGGATGGCTGAATATGCCACTTGGCTTGCTTTGACGGAAGCCGGCTTGGGTGCGTCATTGCAACACTACAATCCGTTGATTGATGAAGCAGTCGCTGCAGCCTTTAATATTCCTGACAACTGGCGGTTACGCGCTCAGATGCCATTTGGCTCAATTGAAGCAGCTGCTAGTGAAAAAGACATGATGAGCGATGCAGAGCGTTTCAAATTTTTCAATTAA
- a CDS encoding LacI family DNA-binding transcriptional regulator: MANLADVAHRAHVSKMTVSRVINHPEKVSKEVRDAVRAAIEAVGYQPNRMAQALVTNRHYVIEFLVLEDVVTVEPNYAILLLQLADLLNKKGYTLQISTKIQDNHQIDGVIVSGWRHADLAALEALNVPVVLYGESSLDHDMAFVDSDNRLGTTLATQHLIQAGYDKIIYIGMQVDLPFMREREQGYLATMAANKRVSRVYTVANHSHEAERLIDNLMPHLPENTGIVCATDRIALGVVRALGRNHGVPDKYGVVGFDGVFIDQITSPQLTTIRQPFEQIAQALVDNLFVQLNNGELGMQRLAPDLIIRDTTRH, encoded by the coding sequence ATGGCAAATTTAGCAGATGTCGCACATCGTGCGCATGTTTCTAAAATGACAGTGAGTCGGGTGATCAATCATCCGGAGAAAGTTTCAAAAGAAGTGCGAGACGCCGTTCGCGCGGCAATTGAAGCTGTTGGGTATCAGCCTAATCGTATGGCCCAAGCACTGGTGACGAATCGGCACTACGTGATTGAATTTTTAGTTTTAGAAGATGTCGTGACAGTTGAACCAAACTATGCGATTTTACTACTACAACTGGCTGATCTCTTAAATAAAAAAGGCTATACCTTACAAATTAGCACTAAAATTCAGGACAATCACCAAATTGATGGGGTGATCGTGAGTGGTTGGCGACATGCGGATTTGGCCGCTTTGGAAGCCTTAAATGTACCAGTTGTCTTATATGGGGAATCATCGCTTGATCATGATATGGCCTTTGTAGATAGTGATAACCGTCTCGGGACAACGTTAGCAACCCAGCATTTGATTCAAGCCGGTTATGACAAAATTATATATATTGGCATGCAGGTTGATTTGCCATTTATGCGAGAACGCGAACAGGGCTATTTAGCGACCATGGCTGCGAATAAACGCGTATCGCGGGTGTATACGGTCGCTAATCACTCGCATGAGGCCGAACGGTTGATTGATAATTTGATGCCGCATTTACCAGAAAATACTGGTATTGTTTGTGCGACCGACCGGATTGCCTTGGGCGTTGTCCGAGCATTGGGGCGCAATCATGGCGTACCGGATAAGTATGGGGTAGTCGGTTTTGATGGCGTCTTCATTGATCAAATTACGTCGCCCCAATTAACGACGATTCGACAACCCTTTGAACAAATTGCGCAAGCTTTGGTGGATAATTTGTTTGTACAACTTAATAATGGAGAGCTGGGGATGCAGCGTTTAGCGCCCGATTTGATTATTCGTGACACAACGCGCCACTAA
- a CDS encoding SLC45 family MFS transporter → MVNKQKGQGLPNLPLSTIWMLSFGFLGVQMAFSLQSSQMGRIFQTLGADPTKLGFFFILPPLAGLFVQPIVGYFSDRTWTKRFGRRMPYLLVGALVSVVVMFLLPNSGSFGFSTTAGLWFGAITILFMDLSSNVAMQPFKMVVGDMVNEDQKSYAYSIQSFLSNTGSVLATIFPFLLTAVGVANTAPKGEVPASVVISFYVGAIVLVIFSLIAVFNVKEYDDATYELYHGYALNTAENGKGDFFALLKRAPKTFWTVTITQFFCWMAFQYLWTYGTGAVADNIFNATDPTTAGYQNGGNWFGIMSAVYAVAAVVWSLVLSKIPASRNKLGYALSLFLGAIGFASVFFVHSQYLLIVSFILIGISWAGMMAYPFIMVTNALPGDHMGTYLGLFNGSICLPQIVASVASFALFPALGSSFPVMILVSGILMFFGALSVAFIKEIHSNPVNADV, encoded by the coding sequence ATGGTTAACAAGCAAAAAGGCCAAGGCCTACCAAATTTGCCATTAAGCACAATTTGGATGTTGAGTTTTGGTTTCTTAGGTGTACAGATGGCTTTCTCATTGCAGAGTTCACAAATGGGACGTATCTTTCAAACACTTGGGGCTGACCCCACAAAATTAGGATTCTTCTTTATCCTACCACCACTTGCTGGACTCTTTGTTCAGCCAATTGTGGGTTACTTCTCAGACCGCACATGGACAAAGCGCTTTGGACGCCGCATGCCTTACCTATTGGTCGGGGCATTGGTATCAGTTGTTGTGATGTTCTTGTTGCCAAACTCAGGTAGTTTTGGCTTCTCAACAACGGCTGGTCTATGGTTTGGTGCCATTACAATTTTGTTCATGGATTTGAGTTCTAACGTGGCAATGCAACCCTTCAAAATGGTTGTTGGTGACATGGTCAACGAAGATCAGAAGTCATATGCTTACTCAATCCAGAGTTTCCTCTCAAATACGGGTTCAGTCTTAGCAACAATCTTCCCATTCTTGCTGACAGCAGTTGGTGTTGCTAACACGGCGCCAAAGGGTGAAGTGCCTGCTTCCGTTGTGATTTCATTCTATGTTGGGGCCATTGTGTTGGTCATCTTCTCATTGATCGCCGTATTTAATGTCAAAGAATATGACGATGCCACATACGAACTTTACCATGGTTATGCTTTGAACACTGCTGAAAATGGTAAGGGTGACTTCTTCGCTTTGCTAAAGCGTGCCCCAAAGACTTTCTGGACAGTGACAATCACACAATTCTTCTGCTGGATGGCTTTCCAATACCTTTGGACTTATGGTACTGGTGCTGTCGCTGATAACATTTTCAATGCGACTGATCCAACAACAGCAGGTTACCAAAACGGTGGTAACTGGTTTGGTATCATGTCAGCCGTTTACGCGGTTGCAGCCGTCGTTTGGTCACTTGTTTTGTCAAAGATTCCAGCTTCACGTAACAAGCTTGGTTATGCTTTGTCACTCTTCTTAGGCGCAATTGGTTTTGCTTCAGTATTCTTTGTGCATTCACAATACTTACTGATTGTGTCATTTATCTTAATTGGTATTTCATGGGCCGGTATGATGGCTTACCCATTCATCATGGTGACAAATGCGTTGCCAGGTGATCACATGGGTACGTACTTGGGCTTGTTTAACGGCTCAATCTGCTTGCCACAAATCGTGGCTTCAGTTGCCAGCTTCGCATTGTTCCCAGCTTTGGGTTCAAGTTTCCCAGTGATGATTTTGGTATCTGGTATCTTGATGTTCTTTGGTGCGCTAAGTGTTGCCTTTATTAAGGAAATTCACAGTAACCCAGTTAATGCTGACGTATAA
- a CDS encoding glycoside hydrolase family 65 protein has protein sequence MKRIFEVNPWTVTTHELNPQDKRLQESMTSLGNEYMGMRGMFEEVYSGDTHQGIYIGGVWFPDKTRVGWWKNGYPHYFGKAINALNFVKADFYIDDQQVDLAKNDVQDFELSLDMQKGVLNRTFTVFGVKVTVTRLISVAQKELAVLHYTFASADGQAHQVRFDASIDADVVNEDSNYDEKFWQVLSAGHENDTSFIATQTVENPFDVPQFTVVARQSFVGGDNQTASQTATEVTDHFDLTVPAAGEVTFEKRVVVTTSRDYADLDAVVAAGAEITQAIAAQSYDDLYTAHTQEWANRWEKADVQIEGDDAAQQGIRFNLFQLFSTYYGNDPRLNIGPKGFTGEKYGGATYWDTEAFAIPVYLGVAEPEVTRSLLQYRFDQLDGAFHNAKEQGLAGALYPMVTFDGIESHNEWEITFEEIHRNSTIAYAIYNYTNITGDRSWLTGDGAQVLYNIARFWADRVHYSERHGQYMIHGVTGPNEYENNVNNNFYTNWMAKWVLQYALDNYDDIADEQKARLNVSADELKKWQDIVAKMYLPEADITLKGKDYHIFEQHDTFLDKDLTPIADMPQDIRPINQNWSWDRILRSPYIKQSDTLHAMFYFPDAFTEDEKRQNFEFYEPLTVHESSLSPSVHAILAADLEMSDKAVEMYERAARLDLDNYNNDTEDGLHITAMTGSWLAIVQGFAGMRVRDGQLHLKPFLPKKWDKYSFRLVFRGHVLEVSVDQAGANVQLISGDPLTINLSGEEVTLSKSDK, from the coding sequence ATGAAAAGAATTTTTGAAGTTAATCCCTGGACAGTGACAACTCATGAATTGAATCCACAAGACAAGCGTCTTCAGGAATCAATGACGAGTTTGGGAAATGAATATATGGGCATGCGTGGCATGTTTGAAGAAGTGTATTCAGGTGATACGCACCAAGGTATTTATATCGGTGGTGTTTGGTTCCCTGACAAAACACGTGTTGGTTGGTGGAAAAATGGTTATCCACACTATTTCGGTAAGGCAATTAATGCTTTGAATTTTGTTAAAGCGGATTTCTACATCGATGACCAACAAGTGGACTTGGCAAAAAATGATGTCCAAGACTTTGAGTTGTCATTGGATATGCAAAAGGGTGTCTTAAACCGTACCTTTACGGTATTCGGTGTCAAAGTGACAGTAACCCGTTTGATTTCGGTGGCACAAAAGGAATTAGCAGTCTTGCATTACACGTTTGCATCAGCTGACGGTCAGGCCCATCAAGTGCGCTTTGACGCAAGTATTGATGCGGATGTTGTCAATGAAGATTCAAACTATGATGAAAAGTTCTGGCAAGTCTTGTCAGCTGGTCATGAAAATGACACCTCATTTATTGCGACACAGACTGTTGAAAATCCATTTGATGTGCCACAATTTACAGTAGTAGCCCGTCAAAGCTTTGTCGGCGGTGACAACCAAACGGCATCACAAACAGCAACCGAAGTGACTGATCACTTTGATTTGACAGTGCCGGCAGCTGGTGAAGTGACATTTGAAAAGCGTGTTGTCGTGACGACATCACGTGATTATGCGGATTTGGATGCCGTGGTCGCTGCAGGTGCGGAAATCACGCAAGCGATTGCAGCACAAAGCTATGACGATTTGTATACAGCACACACTCAAGAATGGGCTAACCGTTGGGAAAAGGCCGATGTTCAAATCGAAGGGGATGATGCAGCGCAACAAGGTATTCGCTTCAATCTCTTCCAATTGTTCTCAACTTACTACGGTAACGACCCACGTTTGAACATTGGACCTAAGGGCTTCACTGGCGAAAAGTATGGTGGCGCAACGTACTGGGATACGGAAGCGTTTGCCATCCCAGTTTACCTTGGGGTTGCTGAACCTGAAGTGACACGATCATTGTTGCAATACCGTTTTGATCAACTCGATGGTGCTTTCCATAACGCTAAGGAACAAGGCCTAGCGGGTGCTTTGTATCCAATGGTAACCTTTGATGGGATTGAATCACACAACGAATGGGAAATTACGTTTGAAGAAATTCACCGTAACTCAACAATTGCTTATGCAATTTATAACTACACGAACATTACTGGCGACCGTTCATGGTTGACAGGTGATGGGGCGCAAGTTTTGTACAACATTGCCCGTTTCTGGGCTGATCGTGTGCACTATTCTGAACGTCACGGCCAATACATGATTCATGGTGTCACGGGACCAAACGAATACGAAAACAACGTCAACAACAACTTCTACACCAACTGGATGGCCAAGTGGGTCTTGCAGTATGCGTTGGATAACTACGATGACATTGCGGATGAACAGAAGGCACGTTTGAATGTGTCAGCTGACGAACTTAAGAAGTGGCAAGACATTGTGGCGAAGATGTATTTGCCAGAAGCAGATATCACGCTTAAGGGTAAGGACTACCATATCTTTGAACAACACGATACGTTCTTGGATAAGGATTTGACGCCAATTGCCGATATGCCACAAGATATTCGCCCTATTAACCAAAACTGGTCATGGGATCGTATCTTGCGCTCACCATATATTAAGCAATCAGACACATTGCATGCGATGTTCTACTTCCCAGACGCCTTTACTGAAGATGAAAAGCGTCAAAACTTTGAATTCTACGAACCATTGACAGTGCATGAATCATCATTGTCACCATCTGTTCACGCCATTTTGGCCGCTGATCTGGAAATGTCAGATAAGGCCGTTGAAATGTATGAACGTGCGGCGCGTTTGGATTTGGATAACTATAACAACGATACAGAAGATGGCCTTCACATCACAGCGATGACAGGTTCATGGTTGGCGATCGTGCAAGGATTTGCTGGCATGCGTGTTCGTGACGGGCAATTGCACTTGAAGCCATTCTTGCCAAAGAAGTGGGACAAGTACAGCTTCCGTTTGGTCTTCCGTGGCCATGTCTTGGAAGTATCAGTTGACCAAGCTGGTGCCAATGTGCAACTTATTAGTGGTGACCCATTGACAATTAACCTTTCAGGAGAAGAAGTGACATTGTCAAAGTCAGATAAGTAA
- a CDS encoding aldose epimerase family protein, protein MQVKEQIFGHLPDGQEVTAYTLVNDNQTAVTALTYGATWQSFRVSKAGQSHELLVNFDQLSDYVGQPFHVGHTIGPVGGRLSQVAYQFDGEAFKLTPNDGPNILHSGINGFDRVNWQASVTQDAHQVAVHFTHTFVTEFPGELRAEVTYSLDETDRVTITFSGQSTATTLFNPMTHVYFNFDGRQQDASQHELQIAAREHVAVDDAKIPTGALVENTGTKFDLETLKPIGDARFDDAWRLADDRQGPAVILRSPKTDVTLAIDSDRNGVVVFTTNPAMDSDQMTAVAVEMQTLPDAINHADFGDIVLPANVMKTYQVTYDLI, encoded by the coding sequence ATGCAAGTAAAAGAGCAGATATTTGGCCATTTACCAGATGGTCAAGAAGTGACAGCGTACACGTTAGTCAATGATAATCAAACAGCGGTGACCGCTTTGACCTATGGCGCGACTTGGCAATCATTTCGCGTGTCTAAAGCTGGTCAATCACATGAATTATTGGTTAATTTTGATCAATTGTCTGACTATGTGGGACAACCCTTCCACGTGGGCCATACAATCGGCCCAGTGGGTGGTCGCTTATCGCAAGTGGCCTATCAATTTGACGGCGAAGCGTTTAAATTAACACCTAATGATGGCCCAAACATTTTGCATTCAGGCATTAATGGGTTTGATCGGGTGAATTGGCAAGCATCAGTGACACAAGATGCCCACCAAGTAGCGGTGCATTTTACCCACACGTTTGTGACAGAATTTCCTGGCGAATTGCGGGCAGAAGTGACGTATTCACTGGATGAGACTGATCGTGTGACGATCACTTTTAGCGGGCAATCAACGGCAACGACGTTATTTAATCCGATGACCCATGTTTATTTCAACTTTGATGGGCGACAGCAAGATGCGAGCCAGCACGAATTACAAATTGCTGCGCGTGAGCATGTGGCAGTTGATGACGCTAAAATCCCAACAGGGGCACTAGTTGAAAACACTGGGACTAAATTCGACCTTGAAACATTAAAACCCATCGGTGACGCCCGCTTTGATGATGCTTGGCGCTTGGCTGATGATCGGCAAGGGCCGGCAGTGATTTTACGCTCGCCTAAGACTGATGTGACGCTTGCCATTGATTCAGATCGTAACGGTGTGGTGGTCTTTACAACCAATCCAGCGATGGATAGTGACCAGATGACAGCCGTTGCGGTTGAAATGCAAACCTTACCTGATGCGATTAATCACGCGGATTTTGGTGATATTGTGTTACCAGCAAATGTGATGAAAACCTATCAAGTGACTTATGATTTAATTTAA
- the pgmB gene encoding beta-phosphoglucomutase encodes MTNFSEIKGFLFDLDGVIADTAKFHGQAWRQVADKVGTPWTEELAEGLKGISRMDSLQLILEASGQGDAYSDAEKAVLADEKNRNYQTLIATLTEADILPGMKAFITNAKAAGYQLAIASASKNAPLILEHLGLMDDFVGIVDPATLAKGKPDPEIFVRAAEILSLPPEQTLGLEDSTSGIEAINAAGAISLGIGDSNVLSAADLNFATTADVTLENIAALMGE; translated from the coding sequence ATGACTAATTTTTCAGAAATAAAAGGCTTCCTCTTTGACCTAGACGGTGTGATTGCTGATACGGCGAAGTTCCATGGTCAAGCTTGGCGACAAGTTGCTGACAAAGTTGGTACACCATGGACAGAAGAATTGGCTGAAGGCCTCAAGGGGATTAGCCGAATGGATTCTCTCCAACTGATTTTAGAGGCAAGTGGTCAGGGTGATGCTTATAGTGACGCGGAAAAAGCAGTCTTGGCTGATGAAAAGAATCGCAACTACCAAACGCTGATTGCCACACTGACAGAAGCTGATATTTTACCGGGGATGAAGGCCTTCATTACTAATGCTAAAGCAGCCGGGTATCAACTCGCCATTGCTTCGGCATCTAAGAATGCGCCACTTATCCTTGAACACCTCGGTTTGATGGACGATTTTGTTGGGATTGTCGATCCAGCAACACTTGCTAAGGGTAAGCCTGATCCAGAAATCTTTGTGCGGGCGGCGGAAATTTTATCATTGCCACCAGAACAAACGCTTGGCTTAGAAGATTCAACTTCTGGTATTGAAGCGATTAACGCAGCTGGCGCAATATCATTGGGTATCGGTGATTCAAATGTGTTGTCAGCAGCAGACTTGAATTTTGCAACAACTGCAGATGTGACGCTTGAAAACATTGCGGCTTTAATGGGTGAATAA
- the hisS gene encoding histidine--tRNA ligase: protein MAKATFQRPKGTADLLPEQTVQWQYVENLARVLFGDYNFKEVRTPLFENFEVFSRSAGDTSDVVTKEMYDFYDKGDRHVALRPEGTAGIVRAFVENKLYGPEFDKPYKAFYIGPMFRYERPQAGRFRQFHQIGAEAFGSSSPALDVEIIAMLINFFQTLGLDNLKVAINSLGDKATRDAYRQALIDYLKPHFDELSADSQARLEKNPLRVLDSKDPRDQVFVADAPVILDYLSDEAKAHWEKVQALLTALDIPFEVDPTMVRGLDYYNDTIFEIMTVDDTLKGAATIAGGGRYSGLVSEFGGPETPGVGFGIGVERLVSLLEAKGLKPVEPEGLDFYVVNIGDDTEVAAMQIVQAIRGFGYVAERDYLGRSAKAQFKSADRYQSKYVVTIGEQELADHVAKIKTMATGQQQTVKLADLYTDLPTIIDAEGDEE from the coding sequence ATGGCAAAAGCAACTTTCCAACGCCCCAAAGGCACAGCTGATTTGTTACCAGAACAAACTGTCCAATGGCAATATGTTGAAAATCTAGCCCGCGTTTTGTTTGGCGATTACAATTTTAAAGAGGTGCGGACACCACTTTTTGAAAACTTTGAAGTCTTTTCACGTTCAGCAGGGGATACCTCTGATGTGGTGACAAAAGAAATGTATGACTTCTACGATAAGGGTGATCGCCATGTGGCCTTGCGGCCAGAAGGCACGGCCGGCATCGTGCGTGCCTTTGTGGAAAATAAGCTTTATGGCCCAGAATTTGACAAGCCGTATAAAGCCTTTTACATTGGCCCAATGTTTCGTTATGAACGACCACAAGCTGGTCGTTTCCGTCAATTCCACCAAATTGGCGCAGAAGCCTTTGGCTCATCATCACCAGCGCTTGATGTTGAAATCATCGCAATGCTGATCAATTTTTTCCAAACTCTTGGCTTGGATAACTTGAAGGTTGCCATTAATTCCTTAGGGGATAAGGCAACCCGTGACGCTTATCGTCAGGCTTTGATTGACTATTTGAAGCCACACTTTGATGAACTATCTGCTGATTCACAAGCACGTTTAGAAAAGAATCCGTTGCGTGTCTTGGATTCTAAAGATCCACGTGATCAAGTCTTTGTTGCGGATGCACCAGTAATTTTGGATTATCTTTCTGATGAGGCAAAAGCGCATTGGGAAAAAGTCCAAGCATTGTTGACTGCGCTTGATATTCCATTTGAAGTTGATCCGACAATGGTGCGTGGTTTGGATTATTATAACGATACCATTTTTGAAATCATGACGGTGGATGACACCTTAAAAGGGGCAGCAACCATTGCTGGTGGCGGTCGTTATTCTGGCCTTGTATCAGAATTTGGTGGACCGGAAACGCCAGGTGTTGGCTTTGGAATTGGGGTTGAACGCTTGGTGAGTCTCCTTGAGGCCAAAGGCTTAAAGCCAGTTGAACCCGAAGGGCTAGACTTTTATGTTGTCAATATTGGTGACGACACAGAAGTGGCAGCCATGCAAATTGTACAAGCCATTCGTGGTTTTGGTTACGTCGCGGAACGTGATTACTTGGGGCGCTCAGCGAAAGCTCAATTTAAATCAGCTGATCGTTACCAAAGCAAATACGTGGTCACAATTGGTGAACAAGAATTAGCTGATCACGTAGCGAAGATTAAAACTATGGCAACTGGTCAGCAACAAACAGTGAAATTAGCTGATCTTTACACAGATTTGCCAACAATTATTGATGCAGAAGGAGATGAAGAATAA